One part of the Dyadobacter sp. 676 genome encodes these proteins:
- a CDS encoding galactose oxidase, producing the protein MSGILNKIRAQSYGLGFESFEAVQDKRTGLDLSPEGPICFDGDFELSFELSFLRNKKTYFGYIVRIIGDDHQNIDLIYDNSSVGQDHFKLIIGEQFSPTAFDFQGDDLFAKWNRITLRFRQQQQQITVVYGNRSFSQPMKYPAEGCYKILFGANQYKEFRTTDVPPMKIRHVMLREKDRIAYNWPLNETDGVNASEEIRRKPALAANPIWIKKLHYEWKLLQTVTLKGYVRVGFDEKSNNIFAVGQDSLVRFSLAGNRLVTMPYRTGKQPVYVDNQVLFDTERNRLYNIFLNEKQVSEFDTVTRAWDKSDIRPQAKTYYLHANKFLSPADSSIYVIGGYGHLAYKKEVQRYHLPSRTWQQVQSEDSVFTPRYLAALGATHSGAYVIGGYGSSTGQQMLNPRNWYDMLYFDRDQRRFSKIYELKVPKEDFVFGNSMIVNEKDSSYYALIFPKHKFSSELQLIKGSLNRPEFKPVGSKIPYQFIDIESFADLFYDKANGRFVAVTLYRDANQQTKVAIYSLYAPPLETVAPQTASSESSAGRNVWTIGALFVAALLVYWLYRYMPGQLDRQKATKAPIMGSVPELAQMRDTAQFQPFDDPAEKAVPYKSCILLFGNLQLYDEDGNEITKQFSPLVKELFLVILLYSIRWDGISSEKLKELLWFDKPSESARNNRSVNIAKLKAILDKMKYCQVSKETGYWRIKIDYSKIEVDYMHYLNLVGNRKLLSKQSIIELAGITKRGNFLSNVEYEWLDSFKSEISNEIVDAYLRYASSVKIADDAEFLVQLANYVFYFDPVNEEAMILKCKALAHLGKHSLAKTTFENFAREYNRIYGEDFRKDMPEVLHS; encoded by the coding sequence TTGTCAGGCATCCTTAATAAAATACGGGCCCAGTCGTACGGACTTGGTTTCGAGAGTTTTGAGGCGGTGCAGGACAAGCGCACGGGCCTCGACCTGAGCCCCGAAGGCCCCATTTGCTTCGACGGCGACTTTGAACTCTCGTTTGAACTGTCGTTTCTGAGAAATAAAAAGACCTATTTCGGCTACATAGTCCGCATTATTGGCGACGACCACCAGAATATCGACCTGATTTACGACAACAGTTCCGTCGGGCAGGACCATTTCAAACTCATTATCGGAGAGCAATTCTCACCAACCGCATTCGACTTTCAGGGCGACGACCTGTTTGCAAAGTGGAACCGCATCACCTTGCGTTTCCGGCAACAACAGCAGCAGATTACCGTCGTGTACGGCAACCGCAGCTTTTCGCAGCCAATGAAATATCCGGCAGAAGGGTGCTACAAAATCCTTTTCGGTGCCAACCAATACAAGGAGTTCCGCACGACGGACGTACCGCCTATGAAAATCCGTCATGTGATGCTGCGCGAGAAAGACCGCATTGCCTACAACTGGCCGCTGAACGAGACCGACGGTGTGAATGCCTCGGAAGAAATCCGCCGCAAACCTGCGCTGGCTGCTAATCCTATCTGGATTAAAAAACTGCATTACGAATGGAAGCTTTTGCAGACCGTGACGCTGAAAGGCTATGTGAGGGTGGGTTTCGATGAAAAAAGCAATAACATTTTCGCGGTAGGACAGGACTCGCTCGTGCGGTTCAGCCTCGCTGGAAACCGGCTTGTGACGATGCCCTACCGGACAGGCAAGCAGCCGGTTTATGTCGATAATCAGGTGTTGTTTGATACGGAAAGGAACCGGTTATACAATATTTTTCTGAACGAGAAACAGGTGTCGGAGTTCGATACCGTTACCCGTGCCTGGGATAAAAGTGATATCCGGCCGCAGGCCAAAACCTATTACCTCCACGCCAACAAATTCCTCTCCCCGGCCGATTCATCTATTTATGTGATAGGCGGCTACGGGCATCTGGCTTATAAAAAAGAGGTGCAGCGCTACCATTTGCCGTCGCGGACGTGGCAGCAGGTCCAATCGGAGGACTCGGTGTTTACGCCGCGATACCTGGCCGCGCTGGGCGCTACACACTCGGGCGCGTATGTAATCGGCGGCTACGGAAGTTCTACCGGCCAGCAAATGCTGAACCCGCGCAACTGGTACGACATGCTTTATTTCGACCGGGACCAGCGGAGGTTCAGCAAAATATATGAATTGAAAGTGCCGAAAGAGGATTTTGTTTTTGGTAATTCCATGATTGTCAACGAAAAGGACAGTTCCTATTATGCGCTGATATTCCCGAAACACAAGTTCAGCTCGGAGCTGCAACTGATCAAAGGATCGCTCAACCGGCCGGAGTTCAAGCCCGTGGGATCTAAAATTCCTTACCAATTTATCGATATCGAATCATTTGCCGATCTTTTTTACGATAAGGCAAACGGGCGGTTTGTCGCCGTGACGCTGTATCGCGACGCCAATCAGCAAACCAAGGTGGCTATTTACTCGCTCTACGCGCCCCCATTGGAAACCGTAGCGCCCCAAACGGCTTCGTCGGAAAGTTCGGCCGGACGGAATGTGTGGACGATCGGTGCCCTTTTTGTGGCGGCCTTGCTGGTGTATTGGCTGTACCGGTATATGCCGGGGCAGCTGGATAGGCAGAAGGCAACGAAGGCCCCCATAATGGGGTCCGTTCCAGAACTCGCGCAAATGCGCGATACGGCGCAGTTTCAGCCGTTTGACGACCCGGCAGAGAAGGCCGTGCCGTACAAGAGTTGCATTCTTTTATTCGGGAATTTGCAGTTGTACGATGAGGACGGAAACGAGATCACGAAGCAGTTCAGTCCGTTGGTGAAAGAGCTGTTTCTGGTCATATTGCTTTATTCGATCCGCTGGGACGGTATCAGCTCGGAAAAGTTGAAAGAGCTCCTGTGGTTCGATAAGCCGTCGGAGAGTGCACGGAACAACCGGTCGGTGAATATCGCCAAGTTGAAAGCGATCCTCGATAAAATGAAGTACTGCCAGGTTTCGAAGGAAACGGGCTATTGGCGGATTAAGATCGATTATAGTAAAATAGAGGTCGATTATATGCATTACCTCAATCTGGTGGGCAACCGGAAACTGCTCTCCAAGCAAAGTATCATCGAATTGGCCGGCATTACGAAGCGGGGCAATTTCCTCTCGAATGTAGAATACGAATGGCTCGACAGCTTCAAATCGGAAATCTCGAATGAGATCGTCGATGCTTATCTGCGTTATGCTTCATCCGTCAAAATTGCGGACGATGCGGAATTTCTCGTTCAATTGGCCAATTACGTCTTCTATTTCGATCCGGTCAATGAGGAAGCAATGATCCTCAAATGCAAGGCACTCGCTCATTTGGGCAAGCATTCGCTGGCAAAAACGACTTTCGAAAATTTCGCCCGGGAGTATAACCGCATTTATGGAGAAGATTTCAGGAAGGACATGCCGGAGGTATTGCATTCGTGA
- a CDS encoding Crp/Fnr family transcriptional regulator: MTEPLINLCREIAGMKGDELALVERYLKPLRLKRKQFLIREGEQYNFIGFVSKGAIRHFTWRDGVEKTCNVNLENQFFTDFSSFNNGIPTTNNSVALEDSVVVTLSKTDRDLLLAECPAFERFARMIGEWAVQQAAERAARLSWDRPEDRYLHLLEHEPDMARRVPLKYLASILGVSAESLSRIRKRLTSPVFS; this comes from the coding sequence ATGACCGAACCTCTAATAAACCTCTGTCGTGAAATCGCCGGTATGAAAGGCGACGAACTGGCTCTTGTTGAACGGTATCTTAAACCGCTCAGATTGAAGCGGAAGCAATTTCTGATCCGGGAAGGCGAACAATATAACTTCATCGGTTTTGTCAGCAAAGGGGCTATCCGTCATTTCACCTGGCGCGACGGCGTCGAGAAGACCTGTAACGTCAACCTTGAAAACCAGTTCTTCACCGATTTCAGCAGCTTCAACAATGGTATTCCTACGACGAATAATTCGGTGGCGCTGGAAGATTCTGTCGTGGTTACGCTTTCCAAAACAGATCGCGACCTTCTGCTGGCTGAATGTCCGGCGTTCGAACGCTTTGCCCGGATGATTGGTGAGTGGGCCGTGCAACAGGCCGCGGAACGTGCGGCGAGGCTTTCATGGGATCGCCCGGAGGACCGCTACCTGCATTTGCTGGAACATGAACCCGATATGGCAAGGCGCGTTCCGCTGAAATACCTTGCGAGCATACTCGGCGTGAGCGCCGAAAGCCTGAGCCGTATACGAAAACGGCTGACGAGTCCCGTGTTTTCTTGA
- a CDS encoding tail fiber domain-containing protein: MKSRILLLFLVCLALTFQTVLAQAPYKFTFQGVAVDDMAQPVQNASITVRISIIKSQVLGPVVFEETQSAKTDSNGMFTITVGAGGGDLSQVEWPYDIFFLKAEIDNENNGKFHFIGMTQLLSVPYSLYANESGKLRTNFPILQKDEMQQSADLSTVGNGARLIWHPKKAAFRVGLTNGGWEDKNIGWASIAAGLDAEASGYASVAIGNGPIASNHSAVALGNLSSAEQLYSFAIGNTCYAYNHHSFAIGNWAAAMGDYSTSLGFHTIAKAPHSMAVGLYNNSFDQPTGSPTDRLFQIGNGIDINNRSNAMTVLKNGNIGIGSKVVSPEFILDVASRMRIRNDGSTAGLYLNNSQNKPEGFMGMKTDKQVGFYLNGAWRFWVDDTGTAWTPYGALQAWASDRRLKQNITPLKGSLSAISQIQGYHYHWIDADRGNGLQTGVIAQEIEKYFPELIQSNEKGFKTVNYIGLIPHLIESVKELKNQTAEIEELRREISELTILSGTRKSAAPQNTTKTK; this comes from the coding sequence ATGAAATCAAGAATTCTCCTGCTTTTCCTCGTATGCCTGGCTTTAACCTTTCAAACAGTGCTCGCCCAGGCACCTTATAAATTCACCTTTCAAGGAGTAGCCGTCGACGATATGGCTCAGCCCGTTCAGAATGCCTCCATTACGGTCAGAATCAGTATCATAAAAAGTCAGGTACTCGGCCCTGTCGTTTTTGAAGAAACTCAATCTGCTAAAACCGATTCAAATGGGATGTTCACTATAACCGTCGGAGCCGGCGGTGGCGATCTCTCTCAAGTGGAATGGCCGTATGATATTTTCTTTCTCAAAGCAGAAATTGATAATGAAAACAACGGCAAATTCCATTTCATTGGGATGACCCAACTTCTGAGTGTTCCATATTCACTTTATGCAAATGAATCCGGTAAATTGCGGACGAACTTCCCCATCCTGCAAAAAGATGAAATGCAACAAAGCGCAGATCTTTCCACGGTTGGTAACGGTGCACGACTTATCTGGCATCCCAAAAAAGCCGCGTTTCGTGTAGGGTTAACCAATGGTGGCTGGGAGGATAAAAATATCGGATGGGCTTCAATTGCCGCTGGACTGGATGCAGAGGCGAGCGGCTATGCCTCAGTGGCTATTGGCAATGGCCCGATCGCTTCAAATCACAGCGCCGTGGCACTAGGAAATCTGTCAAGTGCAGAACAACTATATTCATTCGCCATCGGAAACACCTGCTATGCATATAATCATCATTCATTTGCCATAGGCAACTGGGCGGCCGCAATGGGTGATTATAGCACATCATTAGGCTTTCATACGATTGCCAAGGCCCCGCACAGCATGGCCGTCGGGCTCTATAACAATTCATTTGACCAACCAACCGGTAGTCCTACTGACCGACTTTTTCAAATAGGTAACGGCATCGATATTAACAACCGCAGCAACGCTATGACAGTACTCAAAAACGGGAACATTGGCATCGGCAGCAAGGTCGTGTCGCCGGAATTTATACTCGATGTTGCCTCCCGAATGAGAATAAGAAATGACGGCAGTACCGCCGGGCTCTATTTGAACAACTCGCAAAATAAACCGGAGGGCTTTATGGGAATGAAAACTGACAAGCAGGTTGGCTTTTACTTAAATGGCGCATGGAGGTTTTGGGTTGATGACACAGGAACGGCTTGGACACCTTATGGCGCGCTTCAGGCCTGGGCCTCCGACAGGCGATTAAAGCAAAACATCACTCCTCTCAAAGGCAGCCTTAGTGCCATCAGTCAAATACAGGGTTATCACTATCATTGGATTGATGCAGATAGAGGAAATGGATTACAGACAGGTGTAATAGCCCAGGAAATAGAAAAGTACTTCCCCGAACTGATTCAATCCAATGAAAAGGGCTTTAAAACTGTCAATTACATAGGCCTGATCCCCCACCTCATTGAATCTGTCAAAGAATTGAAAAATCAGACGGCAGAAATCGAAGAATTAAGGAGGGAAATAAGTGAGCTAACGATATTGTCCGGTACCCGCAAAAGCGCTGCTCCACAAAATACAACCAAAACTAAATAG
- a CDS encoding T9SS type A sorting domain-containing protein, with protein MKKLSVFIVLTLCAYHTQAQQISPGALYAASGSGSAGGVSVNWVLGSLNTFSDLSVLPVKLISFEGKVNAAGYAELRWKTAEETNNVGFEVQKSLDGKNWELLGWVDGAVNSRTEKTYQYVDQDFKTTSYYRLRQVDADDSYTYSRIVRVIPEKESLDRFYVYPNPSRENKVRVQMPERTKTLLLFDQLGRKLGQFAAPGTDHTITLPHTGSFLLQIDTPVGSKTTKLIFH; from the coding sequence ATGAAGAAACTATCCGTTTTCATCGTTCTTACATTATGCGCATATCATACGCAGGCACAGCAAATTTCACCCGGGGCACTTTACGCCGCCAGTGGCTCGGGATCGGCCGGTGGCGTGAGCGTCAATTGGGTATTGGGCAGTCTCAACACATTTTCAGATTTATCCGTTTTGCCGGTGAAGCTTATCAGTTTCGAGGGAAAAGTGAACGCTGCAGGCTATGCCGAATTGCGCTGGAAAACGGCCGAAGAAACGAACAACGTGGGTTTCGAGGTACAGAAGTCGCTGGATGGTAAAAACTGGGAATTGCTGGGCTGGGTCGATGGGGCGGTTAATTCCAGGACGGAGAAAACCTACCAGTACGTAGACCAGGACTTTAAAACCACCAGTTACTACCGGCTAAGGCAGGTCGATGCGGACGATTCGTACACGTACAGCAGAATTGTCCGGGTTATTCCCGAAAAAGAAAGCCTCGACAGGTTCTACGTGTATCCAAATCCGTCACGGGAAAACAAGGTCCGGGTACAAATGCCGGAACGGACGAAAACGCTCCTGCTGTTCGACCAACTCGGTCGGAAGCTCGGCCAGTTTGCGGCTCCGGGAACAGATCATACCATCACATTGCCACACACCGGTTCATTCCTGCTGCAAATTGACACGCCGGTCGGCAGCAAAACGACGAAACTTATTTTTCACTGA
- a CDS encoding tail fiber domain-containing protein, giving the protein MKNLLILFSRQIWSENFSSLFKRINTRGSFEAGRITFVSIIIGVLTTLGQGAIAQAPRQFGFQGFVGMKTDNQVGFYLNGAWRMWANDQGQVITPGGVLQVSDQRLKKNTVAVTESISKLKGLTGYYYYWIDAKQDQRKQTGLIAQETEKYFPELVVTAKDGYKAVNYIGLIPHLIEAIKELDKKTEEIADLKKELASVREMNKKLSTLEASVKELLAGQERFSNQTGK; this is encoded by the coding sequence AAACACTCGCGGTTCATTCGAAGCAGGGCGCATAACATTCGTTTCTATAATAATAGGCGTTTTGACTACTTTGGGGCAGGGTGCCATAGCACAGGCACCTCGGCAATTCGGTTTTCAAGGATTCGTCGGAATGAAAACAGACAACCAAGTTGGATTTTATTTGAATGGGGCCTGGCGAATGTGGGCAAATGACCAGGGGCAGGTAATTACTCCTGGCGGAGTGCTCCAAGTCTCCGACCAACGTCTGAAGAAAAATACCGTTGCCGTTACTGAAAGTATTTCTAAATTGAAGGGTTTGACTGGCTATTATTATTATTGGATTGACGCTAAGCAAGATCAAAGGAAGCAAACCGGCCTCATAGCTCAAGAAACTGAAAAATACTTTCCAGAACTGGTGGTAACAGCCAAAGACGGCTACAAAGCCGTCAACTACATCGGCCTCATCCCCCACCTGATAGAGGCCATCAAGGAACTCGACAAAAAGACCGAGGAAATCGCGGATCTGAAAAAGGAACTGGCCTCGGTTCGGGAGATGAATAAAAAACTTAGTACACTGGAAGCCAGCGTAAAAGAGTTGCTGGCGGGTCAGGAAAGATTTTCAAACCAGACAGGCAAATGA